In the genome of Prosthecobacter dejongeii, the window TGCCGGAGATTGTTCCTGTCGTAGTGTTAGGGGTAGTCCTTTTCATTTGCATCATGTCTGCGCTCCTTGGCATCTGGCGTGTCGCACGACTGGAGCCGGCGATGGTTTTCCGTGGTTAATCATGTCTGAAGTCACAGTTCCATATGCCGCCCAGGTGCGCGGATTGAACAAGTCCTTTGGTGATGGGGCCTCGCGCATCCATGTGCTTAAAGATGTGGATATGGAAGTGAGGCAGGGAGACATTACCATGCTCATCGGCCCCTCGGGTTGTGGTAAGACCACACTCATCAGCATTCTGGCTGGAACCTTAAAGCCCGATGCAGCCACTCAGGAACTCACGGTTTTAGGCCAGGATTTGCGCCAGATGAGCATGGGGGCGATCACTCGTTTCCGTGCCCAAAACATCGGCTTTATCTTCCAGGCCTTCAATCTCATCCCCACGCTCAGCCTGGCTGAAAATGTGAGCGTGCCTTTGCTGATCCGTGGCGTGCGAGCTGGAGCGGCAGAAAAAAAGGCCCGAGAGGTGCTGGCGCTGGTCGGCTTGGGAGACCGGGCCAAGAGCCGGCCTAACCAACTTTCAGGTGGTCAGCAGCAGCGTGTGGCCATCGCCCGCGCCCTGGTGCATGAGCCGCGCCTGATCATCTGCGATGAGCCGACGGCCGCGCTGGATGCGAAGAACGGGCAGCTCGTGATGGAGCTGTTTGAAAACGTGGCGCGCAGCCCGGAGCGTGCGGTCCTGATCGTCACCCATGATAACCGCATTTTCCCTCACGCGAACCGCATCGCCTCCATGGATGATGGGCGCATCGTGGAAGTGCACGACATTGATGCCAGCCACCCGCTGCCGGAAAATCTCCGGCATGGGTTTCACCAGTAAAGCTGTGCGTTAGGCAGCAACTGTGGCCCAGCGAAGGGTCGGGGCCGAGCGCACCTTGGCCTCGGCATTGAAGGCGATCAGGAGCAGGGCGCTGAAGCCTAGATCGCTAAGTAAAGAATTACGCAAAAAGACCCAGGTAGGCGGGAAACCAGGAAGGCCGATCGTCAGTGCCTGGACAAGGCCCTCAAGGCTCTTGCTGTACTCAGGCATCGTCCACCAAGACAGGACATTGGT includes:
- a CDS encoding ABC transporter ATP-binding protein; the encoded protein is MSEVTVPYAAQVRGLNKSFGDGASRIHVLKDVDMEVRQGDITMLIGPSGCGKTTLISILAGTLKPDAATQELTVLGQDLRQMSMGAITRFRAQNIGFIFQAFNLIPTLSLAENVSVPLLIRGVRAGAAEKKAREVLALVGLGDRAKSRPNQLSGGQQQRVAIARALVHEPRLIICDEPTAALDAKNGQLVMELFENVARSPERAVLIVTHDNRIFPHANRIASMDDGRIVEVHDIDASHPLPENLRHGFHQ